The Ensifer adhaerens genome contains a region encoding:
- a CDS encoding IS110 family transposase: MKHYSGLDVSVKETAVGIVDEAGRVCREMKVVSHPEDLIAILQDTRWNFERVGLEAGPLSQWLFEGLAKAGLPVICIETRHTKAFLNAQPNKTDRNDARGIAQMMRVNLYRPVHVKTLTSQKRRALLTARKLLQEKAISIENDIRGLLRNFGLKVGAVGALKFEERISELIGDIADIKEIVGPLLAARAKLRLEFSRLHGKVLDIARNDATCRRLMTVPGVGPIVAVAFKSTIDIPQRFKNSKTVGAVLGLTPRLHESGESKRIGGISCCGDAMMRTLLHEAAQVLLSITKKWSWLKAWAMSVAKRRGRAKAITALARRLAVIMHRMWSNNTPFCWTREELPSASHG, encoded by the coding sequence GTGAAACACTATAGCGGCCTGGATGTATCGGTCAAAGAAACGGCGGTCGGCATCGTTGATGAGGCAGGGCGTGTCTGTCGGGAAATGAAAGTCGTCAGCCACCCGGAGGACTTAATCGCCATTCTACAGGACACGAGGTGGAATTTTGAACGAGTTGGCCTGGAGGCAGGTCCACTATCGCAGTGGCTGTTTGAGGGGCTCGCCAAAGCGGGCCTACCAGTAATCTGTATCGAAACCCGTCATACCAAGGCCTTCCTCAACGCCCAGCCAAACAAGACCGATCGCAATGATGCTCGCGGTATAGCGCAAATGATGCGGGTTAATCTTTATCGACCGGTGCATGTCAAAACACTGACGAGCCAAAAGCGGCGCGCCTTGCTGACAGCGCGCAAGCTCCTGCAGGAGAAAGCAATCTCCATTGAGAATGACATACGGGGTCTTCTGCGTAACTTCGGTCTGAAGGTCGGAGCCGTTGGTGCGCTGAAGTTTGAGGAGCGGATCAGTGAACTCATTGGCGACATCGCTGATATCAAGGAGATCGTAGGGCCCCTGCTAGCGGCACGCGCGAAGCTCAGGCTCGAGTTCTCTCGACTGCATGGGAAGGTTCTGGACATCGCGCGCAACGACGCGACATGCCGACGGCTCATGACGGTTCCAGGAGTAGGACCGATTGTGGCTGTTGCCTTCAAGAGCACCATCGACATCCCTCAAAGGTTCAAGAACTCAAAGACAGTCGGCGCGGTCCTGGGGCTAACTCCGCGTTTGCATGAATCCGGAGAGAGCAAACGGATCGGCGGCATCTCCTGTTGTGGTGATGCAATGATGCGGACGCTCCTCCATGAGGCGGCACAAGTTCTTTTGTCCATCACAAAGAAGTGGTCGTGGCTGAAGGCTTGGGCGATGAGCGTGGCAAAGAGGCGAGGTCGGGCCAAGGCGATTACTGCGCTGGCCCGCAGGTTGGCCGTAATCATGCATCGCATGTGGAGCAACAACACACCGTTCTGCTGGACACGAGAAGAGCTGCCGAGCGCATCACACGGGTAA
- a CDS encoding AI-2E family transporter, translating into MTGPLVAGILVLALLFAGHSIFIALAFSLFIIANIWPLQRGLQRWMPKLLALLIALLVTMGITIVIGSSVVWGFGKLGHWLLANADRFQTTYLTWTAWLEQHGIAILGPLTDRFDVSWLVGVTQTIAVKLNSLAGSAVLVFIFVMLGLLEVDDFNARLLSPAVQPFGQRIVMAHRLIGIKLRRFMLVRTFASILTGFVVWLFALSAGLELASAWGAIAFALNYIPFLGPMVATALPTLFAIGQFESWQTALLIFASLSIIQFIIGSYLEPRLTGATLAISPFAVIFAVFFWSFMWGLPGAFIGVPILIAFTVYCACFDGTRWVAALLAHGHECIDVDQKPAGERE; encoded by the coding sequence ATGACGGGGCCCTTGGTGGCAGGAATTCTTGTGCTCGCTCTGCTGTTTGCGGGCCATTCGATCTTCATTGCGCTGGCTTTTTCCCTGTTTATCATCGCGAACATCTGGCCGCTTCAACGCGGCCTACAACGATGGATGCCGAAACTACTCGCTTTGCTGATCGCCCTTCTGGTGACGATGGGGATTACGATCGTTATCGGATCTTCCGTTGTCTGGGGTTTTGGCAAGCTTGGACATTGGCTGCTTGCGAACGCAGACAGGTTCCAGACCACCTATTTGACATGGACGGCGTGGTTGGAGCAGCACGGAATTGCTATCTTAGGACCCCTGACAGACCGTTTCGACGTCTCCTGGCTGGTCGGGGTTACTCAGACGATAGCCGTAAAGTTGAACAGCCTCGCCGGATCTGCCGTACTCGTGTTCATCTTCGTGATGCTTGGGCTGCTGGAGGTTGACGATTTCAATGCACGTCTGCTCTCGCCAGCAGTCCAACCTTTCGGCCAACGCATTGTCATGGCGCATCGGTTAATCGGCATCAAATTACGCCGCTTCATGCTCGTTCGAACCTTCGCCAGTATCCTGACAGGATTTGTCGTTTGGCTTTTCGCGCTCAGCGCAGGCCTGGAACTCGCGAGTGCATGGGGTGCAATCGCGTTCGCTCTCAACTACATTCCGTTCCTCGGCCCGATGGTGGCAACAGCGCTGCCGACCCTCTTTGCCATCGGCCAGTTCGAATCCTGGCAGACGGCTCTCCTCATCTTCGCCAGCCTCAGCATCATCCAGTTTATCATCGGAAGTTATCTCGAACCCCGATTGACAGGGGCGACGTTGGCAATCTCGCCATTTGCCGTGATCTTTGCCGTATTCTTCTGGAGCTTCATGTGGGGGTTGCCGGGCGCCTTTATCGGAGTTCCGATCCTGATTGCATTCACTGTCTATTGTGCTTGTTTTGACGGGACACGGTGGGTTGCTGCCCTGTTGGCGCATGGCCACGAGTGTATCGACGTTGATCAGAAACCCGCCGGAGAAAGAGAGTAG
- a CDS encoding cation:proton antiporter: MTPGLENYRELLLFLTTAGVIVPLFGRLKLSPVFGFLAAGVLLGPFGLGALVGDWPWLSAISITDAGQIAHLAEFGVAFLLFMIALELSWSRLLLMRKLVFGLGGLQVLTSTAVLAAVAGMLGQTPASAVVLGSALAMSSTAIILPSLVERKLLNTTVGRASFAVLLLQDFAVAPLLFMVTILGTRGGTGLGAGLLYALAPAAVALFAIAGLGRLILRPLFKLVATTKSNELFVAACLLVVIGSGLITALSGQSMALGAFVAGLLLAETEYRRQIEVTIQPFQGLLLGLFFVAVGARLDLSEIIANPVVTLGVAIGLFAIKALTLFPVARMLGLTTRNAREVALVLGPGGEFALILISAAVAGNVVPGAVAATATVAATLTMIGVPLLVRLLGRDRAYTGTADPSFAGLTPQHDDGLERVIVVGYGRVGQLVAEMLTRHGLRFLAVDADPVLVGKERGRGTTIYYGDATRVELLRRCGIQSARALVVTLDNAEAVASIVCSARSERADLTIVARARDAVHATELYELKVTDAVPETIEASLQLSQAVLVGIGIPMGPVIASIHERRDEFRKMLQPEDGSKTERHAIRPRKSK; this comes from the coding sequence ATGACGCCAGGACTAGAAAACTACAGGGAACTTCTGCTTTTTCTGACGACGGCCGGCGTCATAGTGCCACTGTTCGGGCGATTGAAACTGAGCCCGGTTTTTGGGTTTCTCGCAGCCGGCGTCCTGCTTGGTCCCTTCGGTCTTGGAGCACTCGTAGGAGATTGGCCGTGGCTGTCTGCAATCTCTATCACTGACGCCGGACAGATCGCGCATCTTGCGGAATTCGGCGTGGCGTTCCTGCTTTTTATGATCGCGCTTGAGCTGTCGTGGAGCCGTCTTCTGTTAATGCGCAAGCTCGTCTTCGGATTGGGCGGCTTGCAGGTTCTCACCTCGACAGCCGTCCTCGCGGCCGTCGCGGGCATGCTGGGCCAAACGCCGGCGTCAGCGGTGGTGCTTGGCAGCGCGCTGGCCATGTCGTCGACGGCGATCATCCTACCGTCGCTTGTCGAGCGCAAACTGCTGAACACGACGGTTGGACGGGCCAGTTTCGCCGTGCTGCTCCTTCAGGATTTCGCGGTGGCGCCTCTCCTGTTCATGGTGACGATTTTGGGCACACGTGGGGGGACGGGGCTCGGCGCCGGCCTGTTATACGCCCTGGCGCCTGCTGCAGTGGCGCTTTTCGCGATAGCCGGCCTTGGTCGCCTCATTCTGCGACCTTTGTTCAAGCTGGTCGCGACAACAAAGAGTAACGAATTGTTTGTCGCTGCATGCCTCTTGGTCGTAATCGGTTCTGGTCTAATCACAGCCCTCAGTGGTCAGTCGATGGCGCTCGGCGCTTTCGTTGCAGGTCTCTTGCTCGCTGAAACCGAGTATCGTCGTCAGATCGAGGTTACCATCCAGCCCTTCCAGGGGCTTTTGCTTGGGCTCTTTTTCGTAGCCGTTGGAGCTCGCCTGGATCTTTCCGAGATCATTGCTAACCCGGTCGTCACCCTCGGCGTCGCGATCGGGCTGTTTGCCATCAAAGCTCTGACCCTCTTTCCCGTCGCGCGTATGTTAGGGCTGACGACCCGTAATGCCCGCGAGGTCGCGCTCGTACTAGGACCAGGCGGCGAGTTCGCATTGATCCTTATCAGTGCTGCTGTGGCAGGCAATGTGGTCCCTGGTGCCGTTGCCGCCACTGCTACGGTCGCGGCAACCTTGACGATGATCGGCGTTCCCTTGCTGGTGCGCCTGTTAGGCCGCGATCGGGCATATACCGGTACGGCTGATCCTTCGTTTGCAGGATTAACGCCCCAGCATGATGACGGCTTAGAGCGTGTAATCGTCGTTGGGTATGGACGTGTCGGGCAACTGGTCGCGGAGATGCTCACGCGACATGGGTTGAGGTTCCTGGCGGTCGACGCGGATCCCGTGCTTGTAGGCAAGGAGCGAGGGCGCGGCACTACGATCTATTATGGCGATGCCACCCGAGTCGAGTTGCTTCGACGCTGCGGAATCCAGAGTGCTCGCGCGCTTGTTGTGACCTTGGATAATGCCGAGGCGGTGGCGTCCATCGTCTGCTCTGCAAGATCCGAGCGGGCGGATCTCACTATTGTCGCCCGCGCACGGGATGCGGTGCACGCAACCGAATTATACGAACTCAAAGTGACGGATGCCGTGCCAGAGACCATCGAAGCCAGCCTCCAGCTGTCGCAGGCGGTGCTCGTTGGCATCGGTATCCCGATGGGCCCGGTGATAGCATCCATTCACGAGCGGCGGGATGAATTTCGCAAGATGCTTCAGCCAGAGGACGGTTCGAAAACGGAACGGCATGCGATCCGGCCGCGGAAATCGAAGTGA
- the glsA gene encoding glutaminase A — MELVDSSGDKNVYVSTGRLPPADAVSRLVTSAHERFAGVDLGHNSQVYPALANVPSDLFGICVVALDGRVFSVGDADHEFTIMSVSKPFLFALICDVIGATGARDRLGVNATGYAFNSLTGVERDVAGRTNPMVNAGAIATTSLVPGESGEAKWQFILQGLNRFAGRDLRVNEEVYESASKTNARNRSIAWMLQSVGRIYCDPIEAVELYTRQCSLNVSARDLAVMGATLANGGINPITGDRVVKQEVCHYALAVMLTAGLYEASGDWLYEIGLPGKSGIGGGIVTVSPGKGGLGTFAPPLDEAGNSVKGQLVAQFLSQRLGLDLLISSSGN; from the coding sequence ATGGAGCTCGTGGATTCGTCTGGCGACAAGAACGTCTATGTTTCGACTGGCCGCCTGCCCCCAGCAGACGCAGTTTCCAGGTTGGTGACATCCGCTCACGAGCGATTTGCCGGCGTTGATCTCGGCCACAATTCTCAGGTTTATCCAGCACTTGCGAATGTGCCGAGTGATCTTTTCGGCATTTGTGTCGTGGCGCTCGACGGACGTGTCTTCTCGGTCGGCGATGCCGACCACGAATTCACGATCATGAGTGTTTCAAAGCCGTTTCTGTTCGCTCTGATTTGCGACGTGATCGGCGCGACTGGCGCCCGCGACCGACTTGGGGTCAATGCCACCGGATATGCGTTCAACTCCTTGACGGGCGTCGAGAGGGATGTTGCAGGGCGCACCAATCCCATGGTCAACGCTGGCGCAATCGCCACGACAAGCCTTGTTCCCGGTGAAAGCGGTGAGGCGAAATGGCAGTTCATCCTTCAGGGCCTGAATCGCTTTGCCGGCAGGGATCTCCGTGTGAACGAAGAGGTCTACGAATCGGCCTCGAAAACCAACGCCAGAAACAGAAGCATCGCGTGGATGCTTCAGAGTGTGGGGCGCATCTATTGTGACCCGATTGAAGCAGTGGAGCTTTACACACGGCAATGCTCGCTGAATGTCAGCGCACGCGATCTTGCCGTCATGGGAGCGACCCTTGCCAATGGCGGCATCAATCCGATCACGGGGGATCGGGTCGTTAAGCAGGAGGTTTGCCACTACGCCTTGGCCGTCATGCTGACGGCAGGCCTGTACGAAGCTTCTGGCGATTGGCTCTATGAAATAGGGCTGCCGGGCAAGAGCGGGATCGGAGGCGGAATCGTGACGGTTTCACCCGGCAAGGGTGGCCTGGGCACCTTCGCTCCGCCTCTCGACGAAGCCGGCAACAGCGTCAAAGGACAACTCGTTGCACAATTCCTGTCGCAACGGCTCGGGCTTGATCTGCTGATCTCGTCTTCAGGCAACTAA
- a CDS encoding PTS sugar transporter subunit IIA, producing the protein MNDEKLGFEDDLMLGVPASGGRAVLQAISSHLAQRTGVPASVVLDGLLDREALGSTGFGEGFALPHAFIPGLIAPAKVLVTLREPIEFKAPDDEPVDIFLAVIWPYDQHEGFLQYLSKLCRVFRSKKLLVALRGVRSETEALIVISAATCTTAPSAQSPAKASYGRLVR; encoded by the coding sequence ATGAATGATGAAAAACTCGGCTTTGAGGATGACTTGATGCTCGGCGTGCCGGCGAGCGGTGGGCGGGCGGTTCTCCAGGCCATTTCATCTCACCTGGCGCAGCGCACTGGCGTCCCAGCCAGTGTCGTTCTAGACGGCCTGCTCGACCGAGAGGCTCTTGGTTCTACGGGTTTCGGGGAAGGCTTTGCCTTACCGCACGCGTTTATTCCGGGTTTGATAGCTCCGGCCAAAGTCCTTGTTACCCTGCGCGAACCGATCGAGTTCAAAGCACCCGACGACGAGCCAGTCGATATCTTTCTCGCGGTGATATGGCCCTACGATCAACACGAAGGTTTCTTGCAATACCTCTCCAAGCTTTGTCGTGTCTTTCGCTCGAAGAAGTTGTTGGTGGCCCTGCGAGGGGTACGATCTGAAACAGAGGCCTTAATCGTGATTTCGGCGGCCACTTGCACAACTGCTCCAAGTGCACAAAGCCCTGCCAAGGCCTCATATGGCCGGCTCGTGCGGTAG
- a CDS encoding MFS transporter: protein MSTAGSAPDADMDAHASWVPMVAIAFGQAIMSFNVASLPVALGGMVDSFGVAPTVIATGIVAYSMIVAGFVMLGAKLVQRFGALQVFRLAVVVFGAGQILMTLSPNATAMITAQGLCGAAGAVIVPALVALIAENYRGSQQATALGALGSARAGAGVLAFLVGGVLGTYIGWRPVFGILVAVSAIVLFLSFRLKPDQGRPEVKIDVVGVLFAASAIILISFGFNNLNGWGMILAGPNAPFNLLGVSPAPIMIVVGILLGQAFFLWTRRREASGRTPLLPLEVLDSPQERAAVYAMFSVVALEAALNFTVPLYIQIVQGRSPLATAIAMLPFNLTVFFAAMLIVRFYERLTPRQIGRFGFAACAVALLWLAFVVRNDWSSGPVLLGLILFGVGQGSLVTLLFNVLVTASPKHLAGDVGSLRGTTNNLAAAVGTAVSGALLVGLLSSAVMRQLAANPTLPIEIQSQVNLDSITFVSNDHLASVIQATTATPEQKQEALRINTDARLLALKVGFLIMAGLALLALLPAGRLPSYRPGEIPDR from the coding sequence ATGTCCACTGCCGGATCCGCGCCCGACGCTGACATGGATGCTCACGCATCCTGGGTTCCGATGGTCGCGATCGCCTTCGGCCAAGCGATTATGTCATTCAACGTTGCCTCGTTGCCAGTGGCGTTGGGGGGTATGGTCGACAGTTTCGGTGTGGCGCCAACTGTGATTGCCACGGGGATCGTTGCCTATTCCATGATCGTGGCGGGTTTCGTCATGCTTGGTGCCAAGCTCGTTCAACGCTTTGGTGCGTTGCAGGTATTCCGCTTGGCAGTCGTTGTATTCGGGGCGGGGCAAATCTTGATGACGCTTAGCCCGAATGCAACGGCCATGATCACGGCCCAGGGCCTTTGCGGCGCTGCCGGTGCTGTCATCGTGCCGGCGCTCGTCGCATTGATTGCGGAAAATTATCGCGGCAGTCAGCAGGCGACCGCCCTCGGTGCCTTGGGATCTGCGCGCGCCGGCGCCGGCGTTCTAGCATTCTTGGTTGGCGGTGTGCTCGGCACATACATTGGCTGGAGGCCCGTTTTTGGCATCCTCGTCGCCGTCTCAGCCATCGTTCTCTTCCTGAGCTTCCGCCTGAAGCCGGATCAAGGACGTCCTGAGGTGAAAATCGATGTAGTCGGCGTGTTGTTTGCCGCGAGTGCGATCATTCTGATCAGCTTCGGGTTCAACAATCTAAATGGTTGGGGCATGATCCTGGCGGGTCCCAATGCCCCATTTAACCTCCTCGGCGTTTCACCGGCTCCAATCATGATTGTCGTCGGCATTCTACTCGGACAGGCTTTTTTCCTGTGGACTCGACGTCGCGAAGCGTCCGGGCGTACACCACTGCTGCCATTGGAAGTGCTTGACTCTCCTCAGGAAAGGGCGGCCGTTTATGCCATGTTCTCAGTCGTCGCACTTGAGGCCGCGCTTAATTTTACCGTTCCGCTGTACATTCAGATTGTCCAAGGACGTTCGCCCCTTGCGACGGCAATCGCTATGTTGCCCTTCAACCTGACCGTCTTTTTTGCAGCAATGTTGATCGTTCGCTTTTATGAGAGGCTTACCCCACGACAGATCGGCCGGTTCGGCTTTGCTGCCTGCGCGGTCGCGCTGTTATGGCTTGCGTTCGTTGTCCGTAACGACTGGAGTTCTGGCCCTGTACTGTTGGGGCTCATCCTGTTCGGGGTTGGTCAGGGATCCTTGGTTACCCTCCTGTTCAATGTGCTGGTGACGGCTTCTCCGAAACATCTGGCCGGAGACGTCGGTTCCCTGAGAGGAACCACCAACAACCTTGCCGCAGCCGTCGGAACTGCCGTTTCAGGCGCTCTGCTCGTGGGCCTCCTAAGTTCGGCGGTCATGCGTCAACTGGCGGCAAATCCTACTCTGCCAATCGAAATCCAATCCCAGGTCAATCTCGATAGCATCACCTTCGTCAGCAACGATCACCTGGCGTCTGTCATTCAAGCGACGACAGCCACGCCTGAGCAAAAGCAGGAGGCGTTGCGCATCAATACGGACGCAAGGCTCCTGGCCCTGAAGGTCGGCTTTTTGATTATGGCCGGACTTGCGCTTCTGGCGTTGCTCCCAGCGGGACGGCTGCCGAGCTACCGACCGGGGGAAATCCCGGACAGGTAA
- a CDS encoding M14 family metallopeptidase has protein sequence MSDKPNEGLDRRDFMLASVATVGAAAALAASAGAAKAQGTAASPGGTVYTGEVIQGKKVVSALDVNDLEPGKKHLLYFQGVQMPTGQHWYVSVTVAKGAKPGKRGVLTSGVHGDEMSSVHTVQTVINQLDPAEMSGTVMAVTDISRPALESMQRRWPNQGRGIDLIDMNRVWPGNEDDVFAANRHAGLLFNRLLRPNADFAIDFHTGTTGFEATAFNIAEMEVPEIKAMVELYPIGQIFDNPTYPSVLHNAFVSAGIPSFCPEIGAARHLDLEMIPLFVEGTMNVLKHHGIVAGPMGRTGKDVTVFIGNSAFPILATTGGIVEYLVKLNDKVAAGQKVAIQRNSFGEVVAEYTSVVAGEMAGKRSDAMAEPGNPLAFILFNRPEPGVGEVYPE, from the coding sequence ATGTCGGACAAACCAAATGAAGGCCTCGATCGCCGCGATTTCATGCTTGCATCCGTCGCGACGGTCGGCGCCGCAGCCGCCCTCGCGGCCAGTGCCGGCGCTGCGAAAGCTCAAGGTACGGCCGCATCGCCTGGCGGGACGGTCTATACCGGCGAAGTGATCCAGGGGAAGAAAGTCGTCAGCGCGCTCGACGTCAACGACCTGGAGCCCGGCAAGAAGCACCTTCTGTATTTTCAGGGTGTGCAGATGCCTACTGGGCAGCATTGGTATGTGTCCGTGACGGTCGCCAAGGGGGCAAAGCCGGGCAAGCGCGGCGTCCTGACCAGTGGCGTGCATGGCGACGAGATGAGCTCTGTGCATACGGTCCAGACCGTGATAAACCAACTTGATCCGGCTGAGATGTCGGGCACGGTGATGGCGGTCACGGACATATCCCGCCCTGCCCTGGAAAGCATGCAACGCAGATGGCCCAATCAAGGCAGGGGCATCGACCTGATCGACATGAACCGGGTGTGGCCCGGGAACGAGGACGACGTATTCGCGGCCAACCGGCACGCCGGGCTGCTGTTCAACAGGCTGCTGCGGCCGAACGCCGATTTCGCGATCGACTTCCATACCGGAACGACCGGATTCGAGGCCACCGCATTCAATATTGCCGAGATGGAAGTACCCGAGATCAAGGCGATGGTGGAACTCTACCCCATCGGCCAGATTTTCGACAATCCTACATATCCCAGTGTCCTGCATAACGCATTTGTCAGTGCGGGCATCCCGTCCTTCTGCCCGGAGATCGGCGCTGCCCGCCACTTGGACCTCGAGATGATTCCGCTGTTCGTGGAGGGGACGATGAACGTCCTCAAACATCATGGCATCGTCGCCGGACCCATGGGCCGCACGGGCAAGGACGTGACTGTCTTCATCGGCAACAGTGCCTTCCCAATCCTGGCCACCACGGGCGGGATCGTCGAGTACCTAGTCAAGCTCAACGACAAGGTCGCAGCCGGACAGAAGGTGGCCATCCAGCGCAACAGCTTCGGCGAGGTGGTTGCGGAGTATACGAGCGTCGTGGCCGGAGAGATGGCTGGCAAGCGCAGCGATGCAATGGCCGAGCCCGGTAACCCCTTGGCATTTATCCTATTCAACAGGCCGGAGCCGGGCGTCGGCGAGGTTTATCCGGAATGA
- a CDS encoding metal-dependent hydrolase family protein: MLRFGQKYQHLQHRTGCHCFNPALQTVSRSLECFSRRDFLGLIGTAALAGTLSTPTVARAAMAPSRILFRQVRLFDGKSGVLEIGRQVLVENNKIASIDSSNSPPPADATVIDCRDGVLMPGLIDAHWHTIFAAVPLNILLAGDPGIIFAASTAEAERTLSRGFTTVRDLGGPVFSFKQAIDDGLIPGPRIYPSGAMITTSGGHGDLRLPTEIPRDGDRLSTSELMGGSAIVDGIDDLKLRVREQLLRGAAQVKLVGSGGVSSPRSPLDMTTFSEEEIRAAVDVAQDWNTYVAVHAYTPRAIQRALAGGVACIEHAHLMDDDTAKMIAEKDVWLSTQPFLTMADAASQSGPGLERVQQIFAGTPKIFDFARKHGIKTAWGSDVLFSPDLGPRQNIMLTHLSQWYKNAEILQMATSGNAALLALSNLRNPYPGNIGVIEAGAFADVLVIDGNPLDDIHLLEDPAGKLLVIMKDGVLHKKAF, from the coding sequence ATGCTGCGTTTCGGTCAAAAATACCAACATCTCCAACACCGCACTGGGTGTCACTGCTTTAACCCGGCCCTGCAGACGGTTTCCCGTAGCCTAGAATGCTTCTCGCGTCGTGACTTCCTGGGATTGATCGGCACTGCGGCCCTCGCTGGAACGCTGTCAACGCCGACTGTAGCGCGAGCTGCTATGGCCCCTTCCAGGATCTTGTTTCGCCAGGTTCGACTTTTCGACGGGAAATCCGGTGTGTTGGAAATCGGCAGACAGGTCTTGGTGGAGAACAACAAGATTGCCTCCATAGACAGTTCAAACAGCCCTCCTCCAGCGGACGCTACTGTTATCGACTGCCGCGATGGCGTCCTCATGCCGGGCCTGATTGACGCGCACTGGCACACGATCTTTGCGGCCGTGCCATTAAATATCCTTTTGGCAGGCGATCCCGGGATCATCTTTGCCGCTTCGACAGCGGAGGCAGAACGCACTCTTTCGCGCGGGTTCACAACCGTGCGCGATCTAGGCGGCCCGGTCTTTTCTTTCAAGCAGGCGATTGATGACGGGCTGATACCAGGTCCGCGTATCTATCCTTCCGGGGCAATGATCACGACCTCAGGTGGCCACGGCGATCTGCGTTTGCCAACCGAAATACCGCGCGACGGCGACAGGCTGAGCACCAGCGAGTTGATGGGCGGCTCGGCGATCGTCGACGGTATCGACGACTTGAAGCTTCGTGTGCGCGAGCAACTCCTGCGAGGCGCAGCCCAGGTCAAGCTGGTTGGAAGTGGTGGAGTTTCCTCGCCGCGCAGCCCGCTTGATATGACGACCTTCAGTGAAGAGGAAATTCGCGCCGCAGTCGATGTCGCGCAGGACTGGAACACATATGTCGCCGTCCACGCCTATACGCCGAGGGCCATCCAGCGGGCGCTCGCCGGCGGAGTGGCCTGCATCGAGCATGCTCATCTGATGGACGACGACACGGCGAAAATGATCGCTGAAAAGGACGTCTGGCTCAGCACCCAGCCTTTCCTGACGATGGCGGACGCGGCTTCCCAAAGCGGGCCAGGACTGGAACGCGTTCAGCAGATCTTTGCCGGCACGCCGAAAATCTTTGATTTTGCGCGCAAGCACGGCATCAAGACAGCATGGGGCTCCGACGTCCTGTTTTCTCCGGATCTCGGCCCACGGCAAAACATCATGCTGACCCACCTGAGCCAATGGTACAAAAACGCGGAAATTCTACAGATGGCGACTTCCGGAAACGCCGCATTGCTGGCGCTCTCCAACCTTCGCAACCCCTATCCCGGCAATATCGGCGTCATCGAGGCAGGCGCATTCGCGGACGTACTCGTCATCGATGGCAATCCGCTCGATGACATCCATCTCCTGGAAGATCCAGCGGGGAAGCTCTTGGTCATCATGAAAGACGGCGTCCTTCATAAGAAAGCGTTTTAG
- a CDS encoding sulfatase-like hydrolase/transferase — MTGSFAIRSGTHSVPFGGVADGLTQWEVTIGESVSAAGYATALFGKWHLGSDNGRFPNDQGFDE, encoded by the coding sequence ATAACGGGATCCTTCGCCATCCGGTCCGGCACGCACTCCGTCCCGTTCGGCGGCGTCGCGGACGGTCTGACGCAATGGGAAGTCACAATAGGCGAGTCAGTGTCCGCGGCAGGCTATGCGACGGCGCTCTTCGGCAAATGGCATCTGGGCAGCGACAACGGCCGGTTCCCAAACGACCAGGGCTTTGACGAGTAG